In Longimicrobiaceae bacterium, one genomic interval encodes:
- a CDS encoding lytic transglycosylase domain-containing protein produces the protein MQPRRRRPPPPWERGRQEPRHPLGHARRRWPREYDGGVPGAAPRLNPRYRRAFDGGDPTGERRTEGGVRRRRSTLDRIRRNPVRHGLVGLAVAGAAAPITMARYQQVVRNDPSHEQILTHTPVAGINEMAVANAWRAAAEEAEARAMDPREVTIAEKLERYRDLGLDRDLAEDIYDIALENDIDPEVAFGLVRTESEFKNHATSRVGAMGLTQLMPKTAEWLEPGTRTSDLRNPETNLKIGFRYLRDLINKYEGDERLALLAYNRGPGTVDRVLKRGGDPDNGYAEAVITGKGVH, from the coding sequence ATGCAGCCGAGGAGACGACGTCCGCCGCCGCCGTGGGAGCGTGGGAGGCAGGAGCCGCGCCACCCGCTGGGACACGCCCGGCGCCGCTGGCCGCGCGAGTACGACGGCGGTGTCCCGGGCGCGGCGCCCCGGCTGAACCCGCGCTACCGGCGCGCCTTCGACGGCGGTGACCCCACCGGCGAGCGCCGCACCGAGGGCGGCGTGCGCCGCAGGCGCTCCACGCTGGACCGGATCCGGCGCAACCCGGTCCGGCACGGCCTGGTGGGTCTGGCCGTCGCGGGGGCCGCGGCGCCCATCACGATGGCGCGGTACCAGCAGGTGGTGCGCAACGACCCGTCTCACGAGCAGATCCTGACCCACACCCCGGTGGCGGGGATCAACGAGATGGCCGTCGCCAACGCCTGGCGAGCCGCGGCCGAGGAGGCCGAAGCGCGTGCGATGGACCCGCGCGAGGTCACCATCGCGGAGAAGCTGGAGCGCTACCGCGACCTGGGGCTCGATCGCGACCTGGCAGAGGACATCTACGACATCGCGCTGGAGAACGACATCGACCCGGAGGTGGCGTTCGGCCTCGTTCGGACGGAGAGCGAGTTCAAGAACCACGCGACCAGCCGCGTGGGCGCCATGGGGCTCACGCAGCTCATGCCCAAGACGGCCGAGTGGCTGGAGCCGGGGACCCGGACGAGCGACCTGCGCAACCCGGAGACCAACCTCAAGATCGGCTTCCGGTACCTCCGCGACCTCATCAACAAGTACGAGGGCGACGAGCGGCTGGCGCTCCTGGCCTACAACCGCGGCCCGGGGACGGTGGACCGGGTGCTCAAGCGCGGGGGCGACCCCGACAACGGCTACGCGGAGGCGGTGATCACCGGCAAGGGCGTCCACTGA
- a CDS encoding metallophosphoesterase, giving the protein MQGDGRNDGPPRAPGAEERRGRRRTDDARKVRIAAVGDFHCGEQDVGAYRALFARANDEADVLVLAGDLTRWGTAAEMRVAVGELADVKIPIVAVLGNHDHESDQLADAHAILRERGVHVLDGDTFELNDAVGFAGVKGFMGGFGRGTLTAFGEAATKAFVETTQEEVKKLELALRKLATPVRVVVLHYAPVLDTVMGEPEIIFPFLGSDRLAEPLDRYKATVAFHGHAHVGTFEGKTPGGVPVFNVSMALVRKEGVGEMYYLHEIRLPERRERREAEPSAMLREAGAETAD; this is encoded by the coding sequence ATGCAAGGAGACGGACGGAACGACGGACCGCCGCGGGCACCCGGGGCGGAGGAGCGGCGGGGGCGGCGCAGGACCGACGACGCGCGGAAGGTGCGGATCGCGGCGGTGGGCGACTTCCACTGCGGCGAGCAGGACGTGGGCGCCTACCGGGCGCTCTTCGCGCGCGCCAACGACGAGGCCGACGTGCTGGTCCTGGCCGGCGACCTGACCCGCTGGGGGACGGCGGCGGAGATGCGCGTGGCCGTGGGGGAGCTCGCGGACGTGAAGATCCCCATCGTGGCGGTGCTCGGCAACCACGACCACGAGTCCGACCAGCTCGCCGACGCGCACGCGATCCTCCGCGAGCGGGGGGTGCACGTGCTGGACGGCGACACCTTCGAGCTGAACGACGCCGTGGGCTTCGCGGGTGTGAAGGGGTTCATGGGCGGCTTCGGGCGGGGGACGCTCACCGCCTTCGGCGAGGCGGCCACCAAGGCCTTCGTGGAGACCACGCAGGAAGAGGTGAAGAAGCTGGAGCTGGCGCTCCGCAAGCTCGCCACCCCGGTCCGCGTGGTCGTGCTGCACTACGCCCCCGTGCTGGACACGGTGATGGGCGAGCCGGAGATCATCTTTCCGTTCCTGGGCTCGGACCGGCTGGCGGAGCCGCTCGACCGCTACAAGGCCACCGTCGCCTTCCACGGCCACGCGCACGTCGGCACCTTCGAGGGGAAGACCCCCGGCGGCGTCCCGGTCTTCAACGTTTCCATGGCGCTGGTGCGCAAGGAGGGGGTCGGGGAGATGTACTACCTGCACGAGATCCGCCTCCCCGAGCGCCGCGAGCGGCGTGAGGCGGAGCCCTCCGCGATGCTCCGCGAAGCGGGGGCCGAGACGGCGGACTAG